One region of Nitrospinaceae bacterium genomic DNA includes:
- a CDS encoding peptidase M16, with protein sequence MKLKHTELKNFIDCLPNGITVVTIEMPHIHTMEMALFVRAGLRFENEQNNGISHFLEHMLYRGNAKFPDSLSLNREFEKVGRELCASTLCEYTYYGFSPHISQIERAVELFSDFFVEPTFPQIDVEREIILEECLEELNEKGENVDIDNVACRLLYHGSALSMPTIGTETTIKSINKEMLRDHFNKYYLPRNMILVGAGPVIHDEFLDLAKKYFSKIPDRGKGIAADHFRDSLNEEQKSPAQVFQYDSDSQVQLQLCFRSVSYNHPDYFPLSLISRVFDDGFSSRLQRALREDRGLVYSVECRVTSFSDTGTVDFDVTVRPDKLCQVARILIDEIKNFLETGPGEDELNHVKQRYFYELDGDLDDTCKQISRYGFSHLYSKVMSAEQEWALIQSITRDEILNVARKVFVPDKLNLVIVGPYTPEIKKELEGIVESFQGLPEFVS encoded by the coding sequence ATGAAACTAAAACACACGGAATTAAAAAACTTCATCGATTGTCTGCCCAACGGAATCACGGTGGTTACCATTGAGATGCCGCATATTCATACGATGGAAATGGCGTTATTTGTCCGGGCGGGTTTACGTTTTGAGAATGAACAAAACAATGGAATTTCTCATTTTCTCGAACATATGTTGTACCGCGGCAATGCAAAGTTTCCCGACTCCCTGTCCTTGAACAGGGAATTTGAAAAGGTGGGCCGGGAGCTTTGCGCGTCTACCTTATGTGAATATACCTATTATGGATTCAGCCCTCACATCTCCCAGATCGAACGGGCCGTAGAATTGTTCTCCGACTTCTTTGTCGAGCCGACCTTTCCGCAAATCGATGTGGAGCGGGAAATCATTCTGGAGGAATGCCTGGAAGAACTCAATGAAAAAGGAGAGAATGTTGATATCGACAATGTCGCCTGCCGGCTTCTCTATCACGGGTCTGCCTTATCCATGCCCACCATCGGGACCGAAACGACCATCAAATCGATCAACAAGGAAATGCTCCGCGATCATTTTAATAAATACTATTTGCCTCGCAACATGATCCTTGTTGGCGCCGGGCCGGTTATCCATGATGAATTTTTGGATTTGGCAAAAAAATATTTTTCCAAGATTCCAGATCGAGGAAAAGGGATCGCGGCGGATCACTTTAGAGATAGCTTGAATGAGGAACAAAAATCACCGGCGCAGGTGTTTCAATACGATTCCGACAGTCAGGTGCAGTTGCAGCTCTGCTTTCGGTCGGTATCCTATAATCACCCCGACTATTTTCCTTTATCGTTGATCAGCCGGGTGTTCGATGACGGGTTCAGCTCACGTTTGCAAAGAGCGTTGCGGGAAGACCGCGGCCTGGTGTATTCCGTGGAATGCCGCGTCACCAGTTTCTCCGACACGGGAACGGTGGATTTCGATGTGACGGTGAGACCGGATAAGCTATGCCAGGTGGCCAGAATATTGATCGATGAAATAAAGAACTTTCTCGAGACCGGCCCTGGAGAGGACGAATTGAACCACGTCAAGCAACGGTATTTTTACGAATTGGACGGCGATTTGGATGACACCTGCAAACAAATTTCCCGTTACGGATTTTCCCACCTGTATTCTAAAGTGATGTCCGCCGAGCAGGAATGGGCCTTGATTCAATCGATCACGCGTGACGAAATACTGAATGTGGCCCGCAAAGTTTTTGTCCCTGACAAACTCAACCTCGTCATTGTCGGTCCCTACACCCCGGAAATTAAAAAAGAGCTGGAAGGTATTGTCGAATCGTTCCAGGGACTGCCGGAGTTTGTTTCCTGA
- the dnaE gene encoding DNA-directed DNA polymerase yields MQPSNFVHLHLHTSYSLLDSSLRHDSLFKRAAEYKMPAVAMTDHGNMFGAVEFYNGAKRHGLKPIVGCEVYVAPGSRLEKSDKHQLRDASYHLILLAQNDKGYKNLLRLVTQGYLEGFYYKPRIDKELLAEYSEGLIALSSCGRGEVAHNVNKEDIPRAMEAASQYRDIMGENNFFLELQYHKMEYQEKINKELIQIGKKLSLPLVATNNCHYLDRKDFRAHEILLCLQTGKTISDQYRMQYPSDEYYFKSPEEMIEIFKDVPEAVENTLKIAERCDLDMDFNKLNFPDYPVPENYTLETYLEEKAKSGLRERLEVMTERGVEFDGQAYEQRLDEELGIIRDMGYPGYFLIVWDFIDHARSQNIPVGPGRGSAAGSVVAYALKITDIDPLKYGLLFERFLNPERVSMPDIDIDFCIEGRDDVISYVTEKYGGNQNVSQIITFGSMNAKGVLRDVGRVLDMSYGEVDKIAKLVPNRLNVTLKDAFNEEPRFKEMRKESESVAELLEIAQSLEGLPRHCSTHAAGVVISSRPLTQFLPLYKGSNDEVVTQFSMNSVEKLGLLKMDFLGLKTLTVIDNALRLMKNCRNLDLDIDAIPKDDLETFKLLGEGRTLGVFQLESTGMRDLLKKMKPDCFEDIIALLALYRPGPLESGMVDDYVKRKHGTLEEKYDLPQLKEILKETHGVILYQEQVMKLASVLAGFSLGDADLLRRAMGKKKPEEMAAQREKFMSGSRKNKIPEKKADKIFNLMEKFSGYGFNKSHSAAYAQVSYQTAYLKTHYPLEFFGALITSDMDNTDKVLRYIHDCREMGIKVQPPDVNLSTKDFSISEDQLVFGLGAIKNVGSAAIDSILETRNQQGHFSSFKEFCEFVDLRQVNKRVLESLIKSGALDSLENNRAGMMRNLPATMEMAQGKQRDRQLGQSSMFDTFEEQTDATSESPGSVEEWNEQERLKYEKESIGFYITGHPLERYAKDLAWFTDANSATISEAANNSVVSLAGIPLKILPKTTRKGDKMAIVTLEDLQGSVEVILWPETFAAAESLLLNEEPLLVKGKVDAEGTLPKVIAEGVHPLSEAKNHWIGKVHIHLRTPGLERQTLMEIKNILAAHKGNNETLLHFIFPDNNIKTIRVEDSLRVQPSDEVVQNIEAVLGEEAIRFE; encoded by the coding sequence ATGCAACCCTCCAATTTTGTTCATCTACATTTGCACACTTCCTACAGTCTGCTCGATTCCTCCTTGCGGCACGATTCGCTGTTCAAGCGTGCGGCGGAATACAAAATGCCTGCTGTCGCCATGACCGACCACGGAAATATGTTCGGGGCCGTGGAATTTTATAACGGAGCCAAACGCCATGGACTGAAACCCATTGTCGGGTGTGAGGTCTATGTCGCCCCAGGGAGCCGTCTGGAGAAGTCAGATAAGCATCAATTACGCGACGCCTCGTACCATCTTATATTATTAGCCCAAAATGACAAAGGGTACAAAAACCTTCTGCGCCTGGTGACTCAGGGGTATCTGGAAGGGTTTTACTACAAGCCCCGCATTGACAAGGAACTGCTGGCCGAATATTCCGAAGGATTGATTGCGCTCAGTTCCTGCGGACGCGGAGAGGTGGCTCATAACGTCAATAAGGAAGACATTCCCCGTGCGATGGAAGCGGCGAGCCAGTACCGGGACATCATGGGAGAAAACAATTTTTTTCTGGAACTGCAGTATCACAAGATGGAGTATCAGGAAAAAATTAATAAAGAGTTGATTCAGATCGGCAAAAAACTGTCCCTGCCCTTGGTAGCCACAAATAATTGTCACTACCTGGACCGCAAGGATTTCCGCGCACACGAAATTTTGCTTTGTCTGCAGACCGGAAAGACCATCAGCGATCAATACCGAATGCAGTACCCCTCTGACGAGTACTACTTTAAGTCGCCGGAAGAGATGATTGAAATTTTCAAGGACGTTCCGGAGGCTGTCGAGAACACCCTGAAAATTGCTGAACGCTGCGACCTGGACATGGATTTTAACAAGCTCAACTTTCCCGATTATCCGGTCCCGGAAAACTATACGCTCGAAACTTATTTGGAAGAAAAAGCCAAATCAGGCTTGCGGGAACGGTTGGAGGTGATGACGGAACGCGGGGTTGAGTTTGACGGCCAAGCGTATGAACAGCGGTTGGATGAAGAACTGGGGATCATTCGTGATATGGGGTATCCCGGTTATTTTTTGATTGTCTGGGATTTCATCGATCATGCCCGTTCCCAGAACATTCCTGTTGGGCCGGGGAGGGGGTCGGCCGCCGGGAGCGTGGTCGCCTATGCACTGAAAATAACCGATATCGATCCCTTGAAGTACGGGCTTCTGTTTGAACGGTTCTTAAATCCTGAGCGGGTGAGCATGCCGGATATCGATATCGATTTCTGCATAGAAGGCCGGGACGACGTCATCAGTTATGTGACCGAAAAATACGGCGGCAATCAAAACGTATCGCAGATCATTACTTTTGGAAGCATGAACGCCAAGGGAGTCCTCCGCGACGTGGGCCGTGTGTTGGATATGAGTTATGGAGAAGTGGACAAGATCGCAAAATTGGTTCCCAACCGTTTGAATGTCACCCTCAAGGACGCTTTTAATGAGGAACCCCGCTTCAAGGAAATGAGAAAGGAAAGCGAAAGCGTCGCGGAATTGCTGGAAATCGCCCAGAGTCTGGAAGGTCTTCCGCGTCACTGTTCGACGCATGCCGCGGGCGTGGTCATTTCCTCGCGTCCCCTGACGCAGTTCCTGCCCCTCTATAAAGGGAGCAATGACGAAGTGGTGACCCAGTTCTCGATGAACAGTGTCGAGAAACTCGGACTTCTCAAAATGGATTTCCTGGGTCTCAAGACCTTGACGGTGATCGACAATGCCTTGCGGCTGATGAAGAACTGCCGGAATCTGGATCTGGACATCGATGCGATTCCCAAGGACGACCTGGAAACGTTCAAACTATTGGGCGAAGGGCGAACGTTGGGTGTGTTTCAACTGGAAAGCACGGGAATGCGCGATCTTCTGAAAAAAATGAAACCCGATTGCTTCGAGGATATCATCGCCCTTTTAGCTTTGTACCGGCCCGGTCCGCTGGAAAGCGGCATGGTCGACGACTATGTCAAACGCAAACATGGAACGCTTGAGGAAAAATACGATCTTCCCCAATTGAAAGAAATCCTTAAGGAAACGCATGGCGTGATTCTTTATCAGGAGCAGGTCATGAAACTTGCCAGCGTGCTCGCAGGGTTCAGCCTGGGGGATGCGGATCTGCTTCGCCGCGCTATGGGAAAGAAAAAGCCGGAAGAGATGGCGGCCCAGCGGGAAAAATTCATGAGCGGAAGCCGTAAAAACAAGATACCGGAAAAAAAGGCGGATAAGATTTTTAACCTCATGGAAAAATTTTCCGGATACGGTTTCAATAAATCGCACAGCGCCGCTTATGCTCAGGTTTCCTACCAGACCGCTTATCTAAAAACCCATTACCCGCTGGAATTTTTTGGCGCCTTGATCACCAGCGACATGGACAATACGGACAAGGTCCTTCGCTACATCCACGATTGCCGGGAGATGGGGATCAAGGTCCAGCCGCCGGATGTTAATTTGAGCACCAAAGATTTTTCAATTTCCGAGGATCAGTTGGTTTTTGGTTTGGGAGCGATCAAAAATGTAGGGTCGGCGGCGATCGATTCGATTCTGGAAACGCGGAACCAACAAGGCCATTTTTCTTCGTTTAAGGAGTTTTGCGAATTCGTGGATTTGCGGCAGGTCAATAAACGGGTTCTCGAAAGCCTGATAAAAAGCGGAGCTCTGGATTCACTCGAAAACAACCGCGCTGGCATGATGAGAAATCTGCCTGCGACCATGGAAATGGCGCAGGGAAAACAGCGCGACCGTCAACTGGGCCAGTCCAGCATGTTCGATACTTTTGAAGAGCAGACGGACGCCACCAGTGAATCGCCGGGCAGCGTGGAGGAATGGAACGAGCAGGAACGTTTGAAGTATGAAAAGGAATCGATCGGATTTTATATCACCGGACATCCCCTGGAACGGTATGCGAAGGATTTGGCCTGGTTCACGGACGCGAATTCCGCAACCATCAGCGAAGCGGCCAACAACAGTGTGGTGAGTCTAGCCGGAATTCCTCTTAAAATACTTCCCAAGACCACACGCAAGGGAGATAAAATGGCCATCGTGACCCTGGAAGATTTGCAGGGTTCCGTTGAAGTCATCCTCTGGCCTGAAACCTTTGCCGCTGCAGAATCCTTATTGCTCAATGAAGAGCCACTGTTGGTTAAAGGAAAAGTCGATGCCGAAGGGACATTGCCAAAAGTCATCGCTGAAGGAGTGCATCCTCTGTCCGAGGCCAAAAATCATTGGATCGGGAAGGTTCATATTCATCTCCGAACGCCGGGTCTGGAAAGGCAAACCCTGATGGAAATAAAAAATATCCTTGCGGCTCACAAAGGCAATAATGAAACATTGCTCCATTTTATTTTTCCGGATAACAATATCAAAACCATTCGGGTGGAAGATAGTTTGAGAGTTCAGCCCTCAGATGAAGTGGTGCAAAATATAGAAGCCGTTTTAGGCGAAGAAGCCATTCGCTTTGAATGA
- a CDS encoding alanine dehydrogenase: MIIGVPKEIKKDEGRVSLTPAGVHDLVSLGHEVLVEKDAGLGSDLTNQQYKEQGAQITERDDVFGRAEMIIKVKEPLPEEYGFLREGQILYTYLHLAPAKELALALLERKIIGIAYETVQLPDKSLPLLIPMSEVAGRMSIHEGAKCLESENGGRGILLGGVPGVDPGHVVIIGGGIVGSSAAKMAIGTGATVTLLDTNLQRLRYLDDIYGARLRTLMSNQINLTDVLRMADLVVGAVLIPGAKAPRLVSRDMLKKMRPGSVVVDVGIDQGGVFETSHPTTHSDPIYEEEGVVHYCVANMPGALARTSTFALTNATFPFARELAQKGYRQALKESSALTLGLNLYKGHVTHPAVAEALDLEYVAPEKLLN, encoded by the coding sequence ATGATCATCGGAGTTCCAAAAGAAATCAAAAAGGATGAAGGCCGGGTTTCCCTGACTCCGGCGGGAGTGCATGACCTTGTCTCTTTGGGGCATGAAGTCCTGGTGGAAAAAGATGCCGGTTTGGGAAGCGATCTCACCAACCAGCAATATAAAGAGCAGGGAGCGCAGATCACCGAAAGGGATGATGTTTTTGGGCGGGCGGAAATGATCATCAAGGTCAAAGAACCCCTGCCGGAAGAATATGGGTTTCTCAGGGAAGGGCAGATTTTGTACACCTACCTGCACCTGGCTCCGGCCAAGGAACTGGCGCTGGCTCTTTTGGAAAGAAAGATTATCGGCATCGCCTATGAAACTGTGCAATTGCCGGATAAATCCCTTCCTCTTCTCATACCGATGAGCGAGGTGGCGGGCCGGATGTCCATCCACGAAGGCGCGAAATGCCTGGAAAGCGAAAACGGCGGGCGCGGGATTCTGCTGGGCGGCGTTCCCGGAGTGGACCCTGGACATGTGGTGATCATCGGAGGGGGGATCGTCGGTTCCAGCGCGGCAAAAATGGCCATCGGCACCGGAGCCACGGTGACGCTTCTCGACACCAACCTTCAGCGCCTCCGGTATCTGGACGACATCTACGGCGCCCGCTTGCGGACGTTGATGTCCAACCAGATCAATCTGACCGATGTGTTGCGAATGGCAGATCTGGTGGTCGGGGCGGTGCTCATTCCGGGGGCCAAGGCGCCCCGGCTGGTTTCCAGGGATATGTTGAAAAAGATGCGGCCCGGGTCCGTGGTCGTGGATGTGGGCATCGACCAGGGCGGCGTGTTCGAAACGTCCCACCCCACGACCCATAGCGATCCCATTTATGAAGAGGAAGGGGTCGTCCATTACTGCGTGGCCAACATGCCGGGAGCCCTGGCGCGCACGTCCACCTTTGCTTTGACCAACGCAACCTTCCCCTTTGCCAGGGAGCTGGCGCAAAAAGGATACCGGCAGGCGCTCAAGGAAAGCTCCGCTCTGACGTTGGGGTTGAATCTTTACAAAGGGCATGTGACGCACCCTGCAGTGGCCGAAGCGTTGGATCTGGAATACGTCGCTCCCGAAAAACTTTTAAACTGA
- a CDS encoding glycosyl transferase family 2, with protein MKISVIIPTLNEALILSQTLTEINRHSPHEVIIADGGSQDGTLAIAETFGSRILTGPPGRALQMNAGAEIATGDALLFLHADSRVEAKSYQRMVDVMQQGNRLGGAFSLAIESEKPSLKLISTLATLRSKYLNLVYGDQAIFVKTCVFREMGGFSSIPICEDLDFFRRLKQKGPIVLLEEKALTSARRWRTEGIAFTTLRNMIIAALFLLGFPPRVLSKWYLIIR; from the coding sequence GTGAAAATTTCGGTCATCATCCCAACCCTCAATGAAGCGCTCATCCTGAGTCAGACGCTCACGGAAATCAACCGTCATTCGCCGCACGAGGTGATCATCGCCGATGGCGGAAGCCAGGACGGCACACTCGCGATCGCGGAAACGTTCGGATCGCGGATCCTCACCGGTCCCCCTGGCCGGGCTCTGCAAATGAATGCGGGGGCTGAAATTGCAACGGGAGATGCTTTGCTGTTTTTACATGCAGACAGCCGTGTAGAAGCCAAGAGCTACCAGAGAATGGTCGATGTCATGCAACAGGGGAACCGGCTGGGTGGGGCCTTCAGTCTGGCCATTGAATCGGAAAAACCTTCCTTGAAATTGATTTCGACTCTGGCTACCCTGAGATCAAAATACCTCAACCTGGTTTACGGCGATCAGGCGATCTTTGTCAAAACCTGCGTGTTTCGGGAGATGGGAGGCTTTTCTTCGATACCGATTTGCGAAGATCTGGATTTTTTCAGACGGCTCAAGCAAAAAGGCCCCATCGTTCTTCTTGAGGAGAAAGCCCTCACCTCGGCCCGGCGATGGCGCACTGAGGGCATTGCCTTCACCACTCTGAGAAATATGATCATCGCGGCATTATTTCTTCTTGGCTTTCCTCCCAGGGTTTTGAGTAAGTGGTACCTGATCATCAGGTAA
- the ate gene encoding putative arginyl-tRNA--protein transferase yields MLAHFIDSKPFQCGYFKDRDSLFEEYLLEDVSEVEFEYLLAHGMRHFGDYFFRPRCQECQQCIPIRVRTEEFQMTRSQKRSLKACKDVKVKIGPPRYSESKFKLYLDHKQRFQALQDDVEDEQNFRLSFYVNTPYGIEFEYFLDDQLIGVALGDLTGNTFSAIYTFYVAPDTRLSLGTFSILQQLEFCKRQGIKYFYLGYYITNNKSLMYKAGFRPNEVYIDNDWRPFRNVKGEYLIVKDKLQWKNAEFLVKAAAPLELA; encoded by the coding sequence ATGCTGGCCCATTTCATTGATTCTAAACCATTTCAATGCGGGTATTTTAAGGACCGCGACTCGCTTTTTGAAGAGTATCTGCTGGAAGATGTCTCGGAAGTGGAGTTTGAATACCTGCTGGCACACGGAATGCGGCATTTCGGCGATTATTTTTTTCGCCCCCGGTGCCAGGAATGTCAGCAATGCATCCCCATACGGGTTCGGACCGAAGAGTTCCAAATGACCCGCAGCCAGAAGCGCTCCCTCAAAGCCTGTAAGGATGTAAAAGTAAAAATTGGCCCGCCCCGTTATTCCGAATCAAAATTCAAACTCTACCTGGATCATAAACAGCGGTTTCAGGCACTACAGGACGACGTGGAAGACGAGCAAAATTTTCGGCTTTCTTTTTATGTCAACACCCCGTATGGCATTGAGTTCGAATATTTTCTGGACGATCAGCTGATAGGAGTGGCTCTTGGCGACCTCACCGGGAACACGTTTTCAGCCATCTATACCTTTTATGTCGCACCGGATACCCGGTTGAGCCTTGGCACGTTCAGCATCCTGCAGCAGTTGGAGTTTTGCAAACGGCAGGGGATCAAGTATTTTTATCTTGGGTATTATATTACCAACAACAAATCGCTCATGTACAAAGCCGGATTCCGGCCCAATGAAGTGTATATCGATAACGACTGGCGCCCCTTCAGGAACGTGAAAGGCGAGTATTTGATAGTGAAGGACAAGCTTCAGTGGAAAAACGCAGAGTTTCTCGTCAAGGCCGCCGCTCCGCTGGAATTGGCCTGA